The Paenibacillus wynnii DNA window ACGGAAACAGTACGTATACCGTCCTATCCTCCACACGAACATTCAATGATTTGGATAAGCGTTGGGCAAAGGCAGATATTGAATTGCTCGCGTCCAAGCTAGTAGTGAAGGGGACAACGGACAGCATCTTTTCGCCTGATAGTAACATTACAAGAGCAGAATTTGCCGCTTTATTAGTTCGTTCCTTAGGTCTAGCAGTGGATGCAAGTTCAACCACATTCACGGATGTGAAATCCAGTGATTGGTTTGCCGGTGCAATTAATGCGGCTGTTCAAGCGAAACTGGTAGATGGTTTCAAAGATAGCAGCTTCAAGCCGAACGACACGATTACCCGTGAGCAAATGGCGGTTATGATATCCAGAGCAATTACTGCAGTGGGTAAAGCGGGTGATATTTCCGTAAACCACAATCAATCATTGGCTAAATTTAAAGATAGTGCTTCCATAGCCAGTTGGGCTCATATGGCTGTTGCACAATCAGTTGAAGCCAATATCATTACAGGTATGACCAAGGATACCTTTGTACCATCAGCGAATGCTAGTCGGGCCCAGGCGGTTGTCATGTTAAAACGTTTCATGCAGTATGTTAATTTTATTAACTATATAAGATTAGTTTGAATCAGAACGCTAACCTACAAGGTAGCGTTCTTTTTTTTGCGGTTCGAATCGGAGCAACGGTGTCCATGATAGAATGAGTATATTATGATAACAGGAATAGTAGCTTATCTATTAAAGGGGTTGCGGGGACGATGAATCTTGATCAATATTATTCTATAGGCCAAGTGGCGAGAATCTGCTCGATATCTATTCAAACTCTGCGCTACTACGATAAAATCGGATTGGTGATTCCCAACTATACGGACCCATTAACAGGTTATCGATATTATTCTAATCGTGATCTGCTGTATATAAAGATCGTTCAGGACATGAAGGTGCTGCATTTCACATTAGACGAAATAGGGACAATGTTGAAAAGCGATAACTTAGACAGTCTCTTTGCAAAGTTCGAAACTAAGAAAAAAGAAACTTTGGAGGAGATTCAAAGGCTGGAGAAAACCGTCAAATCAATCGAACAAAGAACGGCCCGAATCCTTATGCTCCAGGAATTAGGAGGGGGACTGAAGGACCTTGATGTGCTAGTGGAATTGAAACGGATTCCCGACCGACAAATCATATCTGACAGAGGCCGGTACGTCTGCGGAATGGAGCCATCAATTATAAAGTTCACCGAGCTGTTCGGCAGGGTGGAAGCTATCGGGGGGAATCCGGGTCACATCATGACCATATACCACGAGAACATCATGACCTTTGACCGTGCGGAATCCGACTTGGAATATTGTATTATTCTTAACTCTGTAGGCCCGAATAACGAGAATATACGCATCATACCTGAGGGTGATTATATTACCGCCCTTTATTGTGGAATTCCTAACGATACCTCCTGCAAACGGATTTATAGTAAGCTGCTGCAGTGGATTGAAGAGAATGGATACGTTGAACATGGCGCCTCTATTGAACATTACATCGTGGATATGGCACAAATGATGAAGCCGGAGGAGTTTATTATCGAGCTTCAGGTTCCTGTTATAAAAGCATTGACCCTATAGTAGCTATAGGGTTTATTTTATTATTATCCAGTATTAATGAGGGGGATAATAATGAATTTAATTTTAGGAACAGGTCCGTTAGGAATGGCTGTAATGAAGGAACTTGTCGCTCGGAATGAGCCTGTTAAAATGGTTAGTTCCCATGGAAAAGCAATGGTCCCACAGGGAGTAAGGGTAGAAAAGGCAGATCTTATGGATATAGAGCAAGCTAAGAACATCATGAAGGGCTCGAAGTTCATTTATCAGTGTGCACAACCCCCGTACCAAAAGTGGGGGGAGCTAGGTATACCCTTTCAGGATAATATCATATTAGGTGCCATGGCAGCCGGGGCGAAGCTCGTTGTAGCTGAGAACATGTATATGTACGGGTTGGTAAAAGGGAGTATGCATGAGAACTCACCTATTGCTGCTACGACTAAGAAGGGTAAGGTTAGGGCTGATATGTCCCGGATATTAAGTAAATTATATGAAGAGGGTTCCCTGCAGGTCACTATAGGAAGAGGAGCTGACTTTTTCGGTCCGAACGTACACAATTCTTCTGTAGGTTCCAGGCTTTTTAATCCCATATCGAAGGGGAAAGCTTGCACGGTAATGGGTAATCCAGATAAGAAGCATACGTACACCTTTATTGATGATTTTGGAAAAGCACTCGTTGTGCTTAGTCAACACGAGGATGCCTTTGGAGAGGTATGGCATGTACCGAATGCGGAGACGGTTACAACAACAGAGTTCATAGAAAAGGCGTATGGTATTGCCGGGTTTCCTGCGGATATTCGAACAATGGGAAGAGGGATGCTGCGTTTAGGGGGATTGTTCATACCCGCAGCAAGAGAGAGCATAGAAATGCTGTATCAATTTGAAGAAGACTTTATCGTAGACAGTCGCAAATTCACCGAGCGGTTTGGTATGACAGCAACACCCTTAGAACATGCTTTGGACAAAACTTTACAGTCGGTTAGTTGGGAGTACAGTAGGGTTTAATCCAACAGTATAAACAAAAAAAGCAACCTCAAGTCTGTGAAGACTTGAGGTTGCTTAATTATAAACGTTTTAGCTTTAAGGCAGCATATTGCCTGCCGCACGATAGATAGCATACCAATCTTCGCGAGTCAGGTGAACATCGCCTGCTTTGATGCAATCCTTTAACCGATCGATATTCATCGTACCGATAACCGGTTGCATGTGTGCGGGATGGCGCAAGAGCCATGCGATAGCAATCGTTGTGTTGCTAACCTCATATTTGCTTGCGATTTCATCGATCTTTTGATTCAATTCCGGGAATTTGTCGCTTCCAAGGAATACGCCTTCAAAGAATCCGTACTGGAAAGGTGACCAAGGCTGAATGGTGATATCGTTCAATCGGCAATAATCCAGGATCAGACCGTCACGGTTCACAGCAGCTTCATTCTCCATATTTACATTGAATCCTTGAGAAATCATGTTGGCGTTAGTGATGCTCAATTGCAGCTGGTTGGCAACAAGCGGCTGCTTCACTGCTTTTTTCAGCAGCTGGATCTGCATAGGGGTCTGATTGGAAACGCCGAAATGGCGTACTTTTCCTGAGCTTTCAAGGATATCAAAAGCTTCGGCTACTTCCTCCGGTTCTACCAAAGTATCGGGACGGTGCAGAAGCAGAATATCCAGGTAATCGGTTCTTAATCGCTTCAAGATAGCATCTACTGAGTTTAATATATGTTCTTTGGAAAAATCGAACATCCCTTGCCGGATGCCGCATTTGGATTGCAGAATAATTTTCTCGCGAATATTGTTATCCATATGGATGGCATCGGCGAAGATTTCCTCGCAAGCTCCGGCACCGTATATATCCGCATGGTCGAAGAAATTTGCACCCTCATCTAGCGCGGTTTGAACAAATTGCTCCGCCTCACTCTTGTCCAGTGAATTAATACGCATACAACCTACTGCAATAACCGGAACCTCTAAAGTGCTGGTCCCTAGTTTCATTGTCCTCATGATGAATGTCCTCCTTAGTATTGGTACCTGGCGATTATTGTATAAGTATTCTGAAAAAAGTATAACTGAATACATAGGCTTATGTAAGTGCTGAAAAATTCTATAGTAAGTAAAAGAAATGTAACTAAGCCAGGTTCTATAACAGCCCGTCAACCGCCTGATCTAATTCAGCACATTTGCCTTCACTAAGCCATTCTTCGGGAATAATAAGATAACTTCCAGAGCAGCTTTTTAAATAACTGTATATAATTTGGGCCTCGTCAAGCTTATGACGGCTGATTTCTACAGAAGCCTCTAAGGGAAGGTTCTTGAAGTGATCTGAAATGGCCGACTGTATGGAGGCATGCAATTGCTTCGTGTCCAGAGTTAGGGTATCGAGTTTTGAACGAAAGAGGATACGGCTGCCTTTGATCAGAATGAGCTTGAGGGTACCTTCGTCCATATGCTCCAGTACAACAATATTTTTGTTCTCCTCAGTGAAGCCGATCACCTTCTCTTTTTGAAGCAAGGAGCTGACAGCTCCGGTTAGGTCCCGGTATTTGGCCGCAGTCTCGAAGTCAAACCTCTCCGCCGCCTCATTCATTCTTCCCTCTAGATCACAAAGGATACTCCTATCTGTTCCGTTCAACAACGCAATAATTTGATCTATAATTTCATTGTACTTCTTAAGTGCCTCTCCGCCTGCACACATTCCTATGCATAAACCAAGGGAATGATTAAGACAGTGAGATGTTCTGGCATGGGGGCTGCTGCAGAGGATTTTTTGAGATTCTTTGATCCCTTGAACTGCTCTTTCCACAGTACTTCTGCTGGTATAGGGGCCAAAATGCAGGCTTTGCCCATCCTCATTGAAATCATAGGTGACTTCGAGTTTCCGGTAGGCCTCATTGGAACGAATGACGATGTAGTTATAGGCCTTTGGGTTTTTCATTTTTCTATTGTACATCGGTTTGATTTCTTTGATTAATTGGCACTCCAGCATAAAGGCTTCAAACTCTGTATCGGTGAGAATGAAATCGAGGTCTCTAATGTTTCTCACTAATTGTTTTACCTTAGGAGAATGCCCTTTGGAGTTGTAGAAATAGGATTGAACTCTTTTCTTCAGCTGTTTGGCTTTGCCGACATAAATAATATTGCCCAGACTATCCTTCATCAGGTATACGCCGGGAGATAGAGGAAGAGAGGCTACCTTTTCTGTAAGATTCATAGAACTAAGTATAAACGATGATTCCCTATAGAGATACAATCGGAGAATGTCTTATTATTTGTCAAGAGAAGAGGACTATGGCAGAATATAAGGAAACCCAAGAATTCATAGATTTAGAAGGTTAACCCTAACGAACGGAGAATGAACTGATGACTGTTTTACCAAATTGTCCAAAATGCAATTCAGAATACACCTATGAAGATGGAAGTATGCTCATTTGCCCGGAATGTGCTCATGAGTGGAGTATAGAATTAGATGCAGAGAATGGTGAGGATCAGAAAGTAATCAAGGATTCCAATGGAAATGTGCTAAACGATGGGGATACGGTTACGGTTATTAAAGACCTGAAGGTAAAGGGAAGCTCATCCGTAATTAAAATAGGCACAAAGGTAAAAAACATACGTTTGGTCGATGGAGATCATGATATCGATTGTAAAATTGATGGCTTTGGAGCTATGAAATTGAAGTCTGAATTTGTTAAAAAAGTATAGAACAACTAAGTCTGGAAGGAGCTAAGCGCTGAGCTTAGCTTTTTTATTTGGGCTGAATCTACAATTTTATTGTTTGTATATAACATTGTTATCAATTCTATCGGATTTGTATGTATTTTTGTCTAATTTCTGATAACATAGAAAGTGCTTAATGGAAGATTAAATCCGCGCGGGGGCTAACATCTATGAACTACAACCTGTATTTATCGGCTCTCCTGATGGCAGCCACCTGCTGCTCAATGGTTATGACCTATCTTTCATGGAAAAGAAGAGAGCTTCCCATCGCGATAAGCTACGGGTTGGGTATGTTAGCGGGCTCCTTTTATACCTTCGGTTATGCTTTTGAAATTGTCAGTACTACTTTGGATCATATACGCTTTTGGCTTCGCGTTGAATATATCGGCATTCCTTTCGGCTCAGTAATATGGATCATTATGGTATTGCAGTATACGGGCCGCCAATCCCTTGTTCATCGAAGGCTAATTACACTCCTCCTGATTATTCCCACTCTAACGATTACAGCCCATTACACGAACGAATGGCATCATTGGTATTACAAGAGCGTGACACTTAATTGGTCTGAGGGTTTTCCTTTGGTATCTCTGGTTAAAGGTCCCCTATACGTGGTTCATGTTGCTTATTCCTATATTCTTTTTGCATTAGGCACGGCTTTGATGTTCCAAATGTACCTACGAGCTAATTCCCGGATGAAAAAGCAAATCGCCTTAATGATTATTGGCTCCTGGGGTCCCTATGGCTTTACACTCGTGTATTTAAGCGGTGTGATCTACATGCCTATTGATATATCTCCATTTGGTTTTGTTTTTTCAGGTTTCTTCTATTTGTGGGGAATCTATCAGTTTAATATGCTGAGATTAGCACCCTTGGCCTTGCAAAAGGTATTCGAATCCATGCAGGACGCGGTCATAATATTTGATTTGGACAACAACTTAACCAGTTTTAATCAGTCTGCAAAGGGGATTGTTGAGGGATTACATAAAAAGCATATCGGCCTGCCAGCGTTTCAAGTGTTCACCCGTTATCCGACCCTCCTTGAAAGGATCATACAAGGACCAACCGTGGACAGCAAAATCCAAATTTCAGGTCAAGCAGACGCTAAGTTTTATAATATCCATATGTCAGCGGTCAATGATACTAACCAAAAACCGGTTGGCAAAATGCTATTGCTTAGCGATGTCACGGAAATGGTCCGATCGGAGAAGAAATTACTGGAGAACTCCAGACAGTTAAAAGAGCTGAATGCGTTCAAGGATCGAATGTTCAACGTAGTGGCTCATGATATTCGCGATCCCCTTGCGGTGCTCACCAATCTAATGGAGTTGATGGAGGAGGAGCTGCAGACTTGCGGAGAGAGCCATGAAGAAATCCTGCAAGAAATGGGGCAGCAAATTCAGAATACATTTACTCTGGTGGAAAGCTTGCTGGATTGGTTCCGGGGTCAAAGGGAAGGGATGGTTTTTCATCCGGTTGCTTTGAATCTATCCAACGTAGTCGAGGTTAACATGAATTTGTTGCAAATCCGCAGTGCGAGAAAAGGAATACGAATTCGATCCGACATCCCGCTTGGAAGTATTGTCTATGCAGATAAGGAGATGCTTCATTTGGTTCTGCGTAATCTGCTCTCTAATGCTCTGAAGTTTACGGAGTCCGGGGGAATCATTCAGCTGCAAGCAGAACGTGTGGAGGGTAAAATGATTGTATCTATAATCGATACAGGAGAAGGAGTATCAGCAGATCTTACGGATTCCTTATTTCAGGAAGCCTATTCTATTACCTCAGAGGGAACAGACGGAGAGCGAGGCTTTGGGCTTGGACTCACCTTATGCAGAGAATTTGTCCGCTTAAACGGCGGGGAAATATGGTTCGATAGCACACCTGCGCAAGGAAGCACCTTTTTCTTCTCCATCCCAACGCCCCCTAAAGCTACCCATTTCATGGCCAGCACAGAAGGGAGGGGATGAGGTGAAGGTCGTTCTTATCGATGATGAAAAAGCCATGCATTTAATTATGAGGCGAATGCTTGCTAGGGTTGCGGATATCGAAATTATGGGAAGCTTTCTGGACACGAACTCAGCGTACTCTTATTTGGCTAATCATGAGGTGGATCTGGTGTTTGTGGATATAAGTATGCCCAAGGAGAGCGGCCTGGAGTTTGCGGCAAGATTACGGGCAAGCGGTCGATCCGTTAAACTCGTATTTGTTACCTCCCACAAAGACTATGCGTTGTATGCCTTTGATGTCTATGCTTACGACTTTATTGTGAAGCCGGTTGATCAAGAGAGGTTGCATAGAACAGTTCACAGGGTACTTGCGGAGATGCATGCCGAACACTTTGTTCAAGCGAAGCAGGACCTTGGTTTCAGGGAGGTTAAGTTCAACTGCTTAGGCGGGATCGATATTCAAATCTCACAGGGTGTGAGTGTGAAGTGGAAATCCAGTAAAAGTACGGAGCTCTTCAGCTATCTGCTTGTTCATAAAGGGAGATTTGTATCAAGAGCAAGGCTGATTGAGGATATCTATGAAGGAATGCCGCAGAAGAACGCAGAAACTTACTTGAACACCACGGTCTATCAGCTGCGCAAGGTATTGGAGTCTTGTGGCCTTAAGGAGAGCTTGCTTTCCGATAGCACTCATTATGCACTTACGCTTAACCAAGTGACAGTAGATGCTCATAGTTTCGAACAAGGATGCAGGCAGCTTGCCGTTGTGGATGAGACCACAATTGAACAGGCGCTGGAACTTGAACAGTTATATGAAGGTGATTTGTTTGGAGATCGGGGTTTTTCCTGGGCATGGAGTGAAGTTGGGCGTTTATCGTTAATGTATACGGCGCTAGTCCAGAAATTGTGCGGTGCCTTGCTGCATAGAGGTGACGCGAAGACCGCTATACGTCTATTAACGAAGCTTATCTCACGTAATGAATTGGATGAAGAGCCTAGAATGCTGCTTATGAAGGCCTTTGCTTTGCAAAAGAATAAGGAAGCGTTAGACCGACAATATTTGGAGTTTAAAGAGACGCTGCAGAAAGAGATCGGGGTATCACCTTCACTTGAAGCTGTGAGCTTATACGCGGAGCTGATTTCGGGAATGAATACTTAACGGTTGAACTGGAGAGGACGGATGCATGATGAAAATTTCTGTTTTTTATAGCCATATTCTTGTAGCGAGCGAGCAAACGGGGTTAACGGTGACGGACGTACTGAAGCAGGTTCATGAGTTCGGCATTGATGCGGTAGAGCTTGATCTTGACCAGGCCCTACCCGATAAGGAGGAGATGAAGGAGCGGCTGGAGCGGGCGAATATTTCAGTCGCATCCATGTATGCCTTCTTTGATTTTGGCAATGATCCCAATGTAGAGCCGGGCTTGAAGTTCATTGATACAGCTGCCTTTCTGGGAGCGGGGAAAGTTCTGGTTATCCCAGGCTTCATTGAGGAATCGGCGGGGACGGAAGAGCGGGACAACGCATTACAGCGTATGGTTGGGGCATTGCAGGTGATGTGCGATTATGCGGAGCAAAAGAATATTCTTGTTACTCTGGAGGACTTCGATGATTTTCGCGCGCCTTTCTCTACCTCGGGGGAATTGCTGTGGTTTATGGAACAGGTTCCGAAGCTGGGCTGCACCTTTGATACCGGCAATTTCCTAGTCCTTGGTGAGGATGAGCTTGAGGCTTTTGAGAAACTCAAGGCAAGAATTGTTCATGTTCACCTCAAGGATCGCTCGCTAGATGAGGGGAATGGTGGGGTTCCAAAAATCACTACAGATGGAACGCGGCTATTCCCGTCTCCGGTTGGGTATGGCATTATCCGAATAGAAGAGATCTTGAACCGGCTAAAGGCGAATGGGTACAGGGATACCTTGGCGATTGAGCACTTTGATGCGGCGAACGAGTTATCTTATATGGAACAATCGGCCGAGTGGCTCCGCTCTAGACTTCACTAGGACAACAGATCTGTTGAGTGAACATTACTATCCAGAACTTCGTAAGGGATGTCCCAAAGCCGTGACGGTGATGGAACCTCTCTTTTTTTTTGTGAAATATGTACATTGACTTGATGGGTTAGACCCATTAATCTAAACACATGTATATAACAATTATAACAAAAATAACAAAAATAAAGAGGAGAGCTCAAAATGACTATAGTTAACAACGCAACACCTTGTAACCCACACGCCTCAGACGAGGTACGGGCAGTTTTGAATTATCTGAGCGAACTTTCAGGTAAAGGAATTATTACGGGGCAGCACACACAGACCACTGTACAAAAGGAGCTCCTCTATATTGAGGATGTAACCGGCAAGCTCCCGGCACTTTGCGGATTTGAACTTCTTGCTTATTCTCCTAATATTAACTATGAGGACAGCACGGAGGCGTGCCTGTTAGAAGTCGAGGAGAATAAAAACACACTCGATAATGCATGGGATTGGGTGCTGAACCAAAAAGGATTGGCAACCTTCACCTGGCATTGGTTCTCGCCTTTTGGCAGCCGGGATAAAGGCTTTTATGCGGAGAACACGACCTTTGA harbors:
- a CDS encoding MerR family transcriptional regulator yields the protein MNLDQYYSIGQVARICSISIQTLRYYDKIGLVIPNYTDPLTGYRYYSNRDLLYIKIVQDMKVLHFTLDEIGTMLKSDNLDSLFAKFETKKKETLEEIQRLEKTVKSIEQRTARILMLQELGGGLKDLDVLVELKRIPDRQIISDRGRYVCGMEPSIIKFTELFGRVEAIGGNPGHIMTIYHENIMTFDRAESDLEYCIILNSVGPNNENIRIIPEGDYITALYCGIPNDTSCKRIYSKLLQWIEENGYVEHGASIEHYIVDMAQMMKPEEFIIELQVPVIKALTL
- a CDS encoding aldo/keto reductase codes for the protein MRTMKLGTSTLEVPVIAVGCMRINSLDKSEAEQFVQTALDEGANFFDHADIYGAGACEEIFADAIHMDNNIREKIILQSKCGIRQGMFDFSKEHILNSVDAILKRLRTDYLDILLLHRPDTLVEPEEVAEAFDILESSGKVRHFGVSNQTPMQIQLLKKAVKQPLVANQLQLSITNANMISQGFNVNMENEAAVNRDGLILDYCRLNDITIQPWSPFQYGFFEGVFLGSDKFPELNQKIDEIASKYEVSNTTIAIAWLLRHPAHMQPVIGTMNIDRLKDCIKAGDVHLTREDWYAIYRAAGNMLP
- a CDS encoding zinc ribbon domain-containing protein YjdM; translated protein: MTVLPNCPKCNSEYTYEDGSMLICPECAHEWSIELDAENGEDQKVIKDSNGNVLNDGDTVTVIKDLKVKGSSSVIKIGTKVKNIRLVDGDHDIDCKIDGFGAMKLKSEFVKKV
- a CDS encoding GIY-YIG nuclease family protein — its product is MNLTEKVASLPLSPGVYLMKDSLGNIIYVGKAKQLKKRVQSYFYNSKGHSPKVKQLVRNIRDLDFILTDTEFEAFMLECQLIKEIKPMYNRKMKNPKAYNYIVIRSNEAYRKLEVTYDFNEDGQSLHFGPYTSRSTVERAVQGIKESQKILCSSPHARTSHCLNHSLGLCIGMCAGGEALKKYNEIIDQIIALLNGTDRSILCDLEGRMNEAAERFDFETAAKYRDLTGAVSSLLQKEKVIGFTEENKNIVVLEHMDEGTLKLILIKGSRILFRSKLDTLTLDTKQLHASIQSAISDHFKNLPLEASVEISRHKLDEAQIIYSYLKSCSGSYLIIPEEWLSEGKCAELDQAVDGLL
- a CDS encoding response regulator, whose translation is MKVVLIDDEKAMHLIMRRMLARVADIEIMGSFLDTNSAYSYLANHEVDLVFVDISMPKESGLEFAARLRASGRSVKLVFVTSHKDYALYAFDVYAYDFIVKPVDQERLHRTVHRVLAEMHAEHFVQAKQDLGFREVKFNCLGGIDIQISQGVSVKWKSSKSTELFSYLLVHKGRFVSRARLIEDIYEGMPQKNAETYLNTTVYQLRKVLESCGLKESLLSDSTHYALTLNQVTVDAHSFEQGCRQLAVVDETTIEQALELEQLYEGDLFGDRGFSWAWSEVGRLSLMYTALVQKLCGALLHRGDAKTAIRLLTKLISRNELDEEPRMLLMKAFALQKNKEALDRQYLEFKETLQKEIGVSPSLEAVSLYAELISGMNT
- a CDS encoding sugar phosphate isomerase/epimerase family protein, with protein sequence MMKISVFYSHILVASEQTGLTVTDVLKQVHEFGIDAVELDLDQALPDKEEMKERLERANISVASMYAFFDFGNDPNVEPGLKFIDTAAFLGAGKVLVIPGFIEESAGTEERDNALQRMVGALQVMCDYAEQKNILVTLEDFDDFRAPFSTSGELLWFMEQVPKLGCTFDTGNFLVLGEDELEAFEKLKARIVHVHLKDRSLDEGNGGVPKITTDGTRLFPSPVGYGIIRIEEILNRLKANGYRDTLAIEHFDAANELSYMEQSAEWLRSRLH
- a CDS encoding histidine kinase N-terminal 7TM domain-containing protein, translating into MNYNLYLSALLMAATCCSMVMTYLSWKRRELPIAISYGLGMLAGSFYTFGYAFEIVSTTLDHIRFWLRVEYIGIPFGSVIWIIMVLQYTGRQSLVHRRLITLLLIIPTLTITAHYTNEWHHWYYKSVTLNWSEGFPLVSLVKGPLYVVHVAYSYILFALGTALMFQMYLRANSRMKKQIALMIIGSWGPYGFTLVYLSGVIYMPIDISPFGFVFSGFFYLWGIYQFNMLRLAPLALQKVFESMQDAVIIFDLDNNLTSFNQSAKGIVEGLHKKHIGLPAFQVFTRYPTLLERIIQGPTVDSKIQISGQADAKFYNIHMSAVNDTNQKPVGKMLLLSDVTEMVRSEKKLLENSRQLKELNAFKDRMFNVVAHDIRDPLAVLTNLMELMEEELQTCGESHEEILQEMGQQIQNTFTLVESLLDWFRGQREGMVFHPVALNLSNVVEVNMNLLQIRSARKGIRIRSDIPLGSIVYADKEMLHLVLRNLLSNALKFTESGGIIQLQAERVEGKMIVSIIDTGEGVSADLTDSLFQEAYSITSEGTDGERGFGLGLTLCREFVRLNGGEIWFDSTPAQGSTFFFSIPTPPKATHFMASTEGRG
- a CDS encoding NAD-dependent epimerase/dehydratase family protein, yielding MNLILGTGPLGMAVMKELVARNEPVKMVSSHGKAMVPQGVRVEKADLMDIEQAKNIMKGSKFIYQCAQPPYQKWGELGIPFQDNIILGAMAAGAKLVVAENMYMYGLVKGSMHENSPIAATTKKGKVRADMSRILSKLYEEGSLQVTIGRGADFFGPNVHNSSVGSRLFNPISKGKACTVMGNPDKKHTYTFIDDFGKALVVLSQHEDAFGEVWHVPNAETVTTTEFIEKAYGIAGFPADIRTMGRGMLRLGGLFIPAARESIEMLYQFEEDFIVDSRKFTERFGMTATPLEHALDKTLQSVSWEYSRV